The DNA window ATTGTCGGTGGTAGAGGTGTTGATGGTGGAGTGGTCATTCGAAACCATTGCCTAATTGTAACTAATTAGGTAAGGAATTCACTCAAAGTAATTATTCTTGGGTCCATTTTATCAACACCCACCTTCTTGGATTCACATGCATCACTCATTTATGACCCCCCAATTTCCACAACTACTCGCAttcatttggaaaatgaaaaggTTATAGAGAAATTGCTTAGAAACCACCTTCATTCTTCCCTGGAAATTTGATCTCTTTCTACTTTCTTTCAGACGTATTGAGCGATCAGTTTTCTGATTTTCAACACTACATCCACATTTTTTTTCTCGCACATCGTCATGTCGTCATTACCTTCAACTTCTTCGTCCAATTCAAGAAAGAAATATGATGTTTTCTTGAGTTTTAGAGGTGAAGATACCCGCAACAACTTTACCGATCATCTCTATGATGCTTTAAGTAGGAGTGGGATCGTCACTTTCAGGGATGATCCAAAGCTGGAGGCCGGCAAAGAGATCGCGGCAGAACTCTTTACAGCAATTCAGCAGTCATGGTGTTCGGTAATCGTTTTTTCACATACTTATGCCTTTTCAAGTTGGTGCTTGGAGGAGCTTGCTGAGATTGTTAAACAACATAACAACGACGGCCATAAAGTGTTTCCAATTTTTTACGATGTTGATCCATCtgatttaagaaaacaaaaagagaaagtgGAAGAAGCCTTTGCTAGACATGAAGAGAGATACAAAGAAGATAGGGAGAAGATCCAAAGGTGGCGAAATGCTTTAATTCAAGTGGCTGGAATCAAGGGATGGCATTTAAATAACAggtaactctttcttttcttctgtattttctatttttggaatatatatgtataactttgttttttctttctaatccTATGTGTTTAATTGAAAAGTGTCTTGGTTCTTGTTTGCTTCCAAACTATAGTATGTTTCACGATTCATTGAAAAAGAAAGTGCATttgataatatgaaaaaaaaattattcaaaaaattaaaatttcttttcttgTAGGCATGAATCAGAATTTATTAGAGAGATTATTAAGAAGATATCAGTAAAACTATGTCACCCAGTTACTCATAGTGACTTGGTTGGAATGACTGAACGCTTGGAggatttatatttgaaaataaacattGGGGAAAATGATGTCCGCATTATAGGGATTTGCGGAATGGGTGGTATCGGTAAAACAACACTCGCAAGACTTGCTTATAATCAAATGTCACATCATTTTGAAAGTAAAAGCTTTGTTGCTGATATTCGAGAAGTTTCAGACAAATGTGGATTAGTTTCTTTACAGAAACAACTTCTTTCGGAGATTTTTCATGATGAATGCTTCGAATTTTTCAATGTTCATGAAGGGAATGATATAATTAGTCATATGTTGTCTCGCAAAAAGGTTCTTGTTGTTCTTGATGATGTTGATAACATTCAACACTTAAAATGCTTGGTTGGAAGGCATGATTGGTTCGGATTAGGGAGTAGAATCATTGTAACAACAAGAGACGAACATTTGCTTCAATCTTGCCAAGTTGATGATGTGTATATACCCACAACATTGAATACCACAAATGCACTTCAACTTTTCAATTTGAAAGCTTTCCGTAGTGATACAGTGCCGAAAGATGATTTCATTAAGCTTTCTTACCATGTTGTAAGTTATGCTGGTGGGCTTCCGTTAGCTCTTGAAGTTTTAGGTTCCTTTTTGTGCGGTAGAGATGCTGCTCAATGGAGAAGTGCGATTGAAAGACTTAAAAGAGATTCTAATAAAGAAATTCTTAATAAACTTCGAATTAGTTTTGATGGATtggaagaaagagagaaaaatatatTTCTAGATATAGCATGCTTCTTCAATGGGGAGAAGAAAGATTTTGTAATGAAAGTATTGGATGGTTGTGAGTTTTTCCCCGATATTGGAATTGATGTTCTCATTAAGAAATCTTTAATAAAAGTCGATGATGGCAACCAATATTTGTGGATGCATAACTTGTTGCAAGAAATGGGAAGAAAAATTGTTAGAGAAAAATCTATTGGTGAACCTGGAAAATGTTGCAGATTGTGGGAGGAAACAGATGTCCATCATATCCTAAAAAAAAACACGGTAAGTCATTCAACAAAAGTTacatactattttttttatatagaatatctaataatatatgatataaattcAAAGCTTAGTATAATTGGTTGATACAACATCCACAAAAAGTgttatttggtacttttgagataaattatgtttgatgtttacaaatattaacaaaaatttattgaaaaaaatatttaatttcattgcATTACCCTCATTAGAAACTGTTTTACTTTGTTTAAAatgctttatttattatatttggagCATAATAATGATAGAAGTTTAATTTTACATTATACAccatttattttgttttcttattttctattctaaatttttttaggcCACAGAAATGATTGAAGGCATATTCATCAATAATAAAAGGTAAGAAAATGCATATAAGTTTATATCTTTGTGTATTATAAATgatgattttgtttattttaaatgtgATAAGAAACTATAACAAAACCTTTGATATTCAATATTTTCAatgtttaattatgaaatttatctAGCACATATTACTCTTTTAAAAGAATCAATATTGAAATGTGTATATCTTTGTGAAATATTAATGGTATATATTTAATGCACAAATAGTGTATACATCAATGAATTAGATTGTAACATGTCAtccaaaaattttttttaaatgaatatggttttatttttaattatgtatcATTGAATCATATAGAATTATGCATTGTTGGCTGAccaaatataaatcaaaatattaattcacATTTTTTAGGGTTTGGTAATATAACGTCAGATGTGTAGTTGTTAGATATGTGTATATCTTCAATATtggtatgttcaatttttttaaagaattttttaatgtatttaaagaGTTCTTAAAGGATCTTAATATCGATATTCGGATATGCATTAGATAAAAGTATAGGATACGGGTACATAAAAAAACGATATTGATACAACATAGCTCTTAGATATTGAATGTTTTAATTTGTATACTCTTAAGCTCATTTTTGTTTTGCTCATGGTTAAAAGTATTGGATACAAGTACTTAAAAAACAATATCAATGCCACATAGCTTTTAGATATTGAATGTTTTTGTATATTCCAAAGCTCGTTTTTATTTTGTTCATGgttattagagaatcaagcaaGGAGCTCAGCTTGAGTGTCGATGCCTTCTCAAAGATGAAAAAATTGAGATTGCTCAAAGTGCTTTGCCTCTCAAATTGTGATGAtctcaaatatctttctaatgAACTACGACTTTTAGATTGGAAAGGATGCCCTTTACGATCGTTGCCCTCAAGCTTCCAACCAGACAACCTTGTCGCACTTCTTTTACCATATAGTAACATTAAACAACTATGGAAGGGAAATAGAGTAAGAATTAACTCATTTGGTCATTGTGTTTTAgctattttaatataaatgattaaattttgattaagataaaaaaataaaaatgagcatTATTATATTATCTCATTTGTTTCTAATTTATTATGGTCTTCTACAGCCCTTGTATAAGTTGAAAATGATGAACCTTGAAGGGTCCCAAAACCTGATCAAGACACCAAACTTCACAACAGCACCAAAACTTGAAGCTTTGATCATGAAAGGTTGCACCAAATTAGTGGATTTTCATCCATCAATTGGAATGCTTAAGAGCCTTAaacttttgaatttaagagaTTGCAAAAGGCTTAGGAGTCTTCCGACGAAAATTGGAATGGAATCTCTTGAAACATTAATTCTTAAGGGTTGCTCAAGTCTTATAAGGTTTCCAGAGATTGATGGGAAAATGGAACGTCTAAAAACTCTAGATCTTTCCGGTTGTTATAGAGTGGAAAATTTATCGGAGAATTTGCAGCAAGCAAAGTTTTTGGAAGAGCTCGACTTGAGTGAAACAGCCATAACAGAGCCACCATccttcatttttcattttaaaaatcttaaagttCTGTCTTTCAATGGGCGCAAGGGACCATCATATAAGTTACGACTAAGTTTGCCTTCTCTTTTCAAGGTAATCCAAGGCAGAAGGACGAATCCCATGACTCGGATGTTACCTTCATTGTCAGGTTTGAGTTCATTAAGAGAGTTGAATCTAAGGGGCTGCAATCTTTGTGAAGGAGATATTCCACGTGATATTTCTGGTCTATCTTCTTTGGTACATCTTGATCTTAGTGGTAACAATTTCATCAGCATACCTGTATCTTTTACTCGACTCTCAAAGCTTAAATTGCTTGCATTATCAGACTGCTTGAATCTTAAATCGTTGCCTGAACTTCTAACAAGTATAAAAACGGTGTGGATAGATGGTTGTGCTTCACTTGAAGTAGTTGCAAGTCCATCAAAAGTGAGCAATTTAGTGGATTCGGCTGCCGTTAACGCCATTAACTGCTTCAAATTGGCTGAGAATATCTATGCATTAACACTGCTGAAAACACATCTTAAGGTcgattaatctctttattttccctTACAAAATCTCATACCAGAGAATTTATGGTTTTAGTTACCAAAcgacttgtgttttattttgcagGCATTTGCAAATTCAAGGAAAAGGTTTGATATTACTATGCCTGGAAGTGAAATCCCAGAATGGTTTGATATTATTATGCCCGGAAGTGGAATCTCAGAATGGTTTAGCCAACAAAAAAGCGACTCTTCAATTGATTCTATTAAGATACTCCTACCTATCAACCTTCAGAAAGATAGTGAATGGATTGGAGTTGCTTGTTGCTGCATTTTTGTCAATAATGATGCTTCAACGGATGACGAGCTTCTCAATTGTAGAGCATCTGTCAATTGTAGAGAGATTAGTCGGAAACGCTGGAATATGGGTAAACGATTTAGCGAGCCCATAATGAAAGATCACCTTTTTCTTCGTTATTGGTCGCGTGATAAGCTATATCCATTTTCATTGGAGGATAAATATGGTGACTGTGAAACCAATCAtttatgcgatgatgagcttgaGGTGTCTTTCATTGGAAGCAGTGTTAAGGTGAAGAAGTGTGCTTTTAGAATAGTGTATAAGAAAGATTTGGAAGAAATAAATGAGTTGCAGTGCCATAGCACTCAATCTTCTCCAAAATTTGAACACATCCACCAACACTCTGCTCGCAACGATGGATCAATAGGTAGCATTTCTTACACAAAACGAAAACGTAATATCTACGAGGAAGCGGAGGAAGAAGGGCCGCAACCAAAATGGAtgcaaaaaattttcaattttataatggGCAATTCGAAGAAGAAGCATTTACTGTTGTAAACTACTTATCTCACCTTGTCCTAttactttcttctttttttttttacacatttacgtttttccattttttatttcatttaaaataatcatTCTAGACTTATTTGGATATGAGATATGAttcttctattatatatcaaaaaattttaaatcttttattcATACTCATATTTTGTacatgttgacaccatttttttgataaaacggggtcaacttgggttttgaaaaataaaaacgaaaacgggagtcgccaccaatcttttttgatgagatgtgattgggtcaccttataaaacggttgtttttaataaacagtttagatttattaaaacaatgcttttcgcctacgaaatttagaaaagtagattcgagagtcggttacgtacgaggaaggattagcaccctcgtaacgcccaaaaattggtacctagctgattagttaatgttttaatatcgaaaattgaaaactttgaataattttaaaaatacgatcctttgttttatttatataaatcaagTTACTCGTTAAGACATTCTCATTTCAGAAAGAGAAAACATCATTCCCAGTATGTTAGGGCGTGATATTTTACCTCTTTAGGAATGAGCTCGTCTAAAAACTtgcacaataaaatttaaaagggtattcaattgtttaagtcaagTGAAAAAATTgtaacccaatacattagggcaccaTTTCTccaaatattaaacattgaatattgcatttaaGAAAAATCATCGTCTCGAGAgaacaacgtgtcatatccaatgcattaggacacgacGGGTTGAATTCCCAATAACGAGCTTTTAGTTATGCGTTTAAAAAAAGTAGTTtcaattatttagattcaacgaagaaaatcaaaacccaatacgttagggctcgattctctcgaagatcctaAATAtcaagtattatttttattttgaaaaattttttaaatctgggtaaaaattgatgtaatGGAATGACAATTATGATAATGTATGcataaataatacgagcaatagcaacgaaaataagataaataaataaatagacaaaTCAATAATATACTAAATAACAAGcccataaacaaataaaattaaaatatctttgaAATAATATATGCacatgaacaaataaataatcatcaagtaaaacaataataataaagagaATACATAAGAATTATAAAGAACATAAAATatgcatgtacatatatacatatacaaccAGGTTTGAAATTTAAAGATATAAGTGAgtaaataaaaagaactaaagcatttcataaaaataatgataagcacataaataaatataaaataaaaaaatcgataacaatatgaattaaaaaaatacaatatttatgtatgtatatctatgtacttaaattataaattataaaatatatgaatgtatgtacatataaaaaaaatatgcatatctatgtatatatataaattataaagcttaaaaaaatatatgtatatttaaaatatgtgggtatacatatataaagtataaagtacaaataatatataagtatatatatattaaagtatataaaaatataagtacgtacatatataaaaattaaaaatgtatatatatatgttagtatgaatatatataacaaaatctaAAAATGGTATAAGTGgataaataataataacgaaagtaataataataaatgcaataacaagaataataataataataataataagcttaataataataataataataacgggATTAgattgaaaacaaaacaaaatcccAGGGGAGAAATCAgaataaaataaagcaaaagaTTAATTTGGGATACGCGTAAAATAAGGGGGACCAAAAAAGGAAATATCCCATCCTTCCCGACCCAACACTTTACgcgggactaaaatgaaacaacgATAAAATTATAcggctaaattaaaaataaagaaaagaacgAAAGAGGGGTAAATTGCAACGTGCTGCAAACGTGGAGGGACCGCACGCGCAAATAGCCCTTTCAAAGAAAACACACGGATCCTCCCCTCAGGGGCGAGTCACCGTGCAGGTCAGggccaaaacggtgtcgttttggtcCCTGACCTTGAAcagcaaaacggcgccgtttcattcttctttaaatacaaaaatttatttttaaaaaaatcactttcatcccttccaaaaaaaaaacagagagattTTCTCTCAACCCCTCTCCCCCGGTCCTAGCTCCGACCGGTAGTCACCGTTCCGGACCCCGGACGCCAGCGCCGGCGCCGGCTCCGCCGCGCATGGAGGGCGGCAAATTTAAAAAATGGTGTTTTTTTTAGATCTCGCCCCCGCTAAGCCCAAATCTGGCCTTAAAACGCccaaaaaagcaaaagaaaaaggaCCACCAGCCTTCTCAACGACCGATTCTGTCACCGGAGATGAAGCCTCCGACGACAAGGACACGGAACGACTCCAGTGAGTTCCTCTTcccctttctttttgttttattttagtatataaaaacaaaagccaaaaaaaagaacaaagaaaaaaatagcaGTGAACAAATATTAAGAAAACTTCaaagtttcttttcttttatttctgatttttttgTATCATCCCCCCTTTACAATGGTTTGCAATCGGTTTCTTTATACCGAAATAAAAAACGAAAATCCCCCTTTCTTTACAATCCGTTTCGGCTTTATAaccgaaaaaaaaggaaaaatattttgcTCCCTCTTCTTGTGTTGTCTGTTTCTGCTTTTATTGTTTGCAGGTTGGAGACGTGCTGCGGTGGTGGTGACAGAGAGCAGGTGGAGCAGAGGGTAGGTGGCTGAGGTTAGGGGCGCGGCGCTAGAGGCAGAGACTAGggtttctttttctgtttttatttGGTGTTGGGCTGCTGTAGGGTTTAGTTGGGTATTGGGCTAGGTTTTGGGATTTGGGTTTAATTGGgccccgggcaaatttgggcttgtACAGTACATATCCCAAATGCTTCGGTGACAAAGCAGGTAATAATAAGGTGAAAATCCTAGGATTGAATTATAATTTGGGCTACCTTAAAAATCATTCCATTTTTATTTAAGATTAACTTATGTGTTCCATTTAATTAgtcaattttttatatataaatttggaAGATTAAATATAGTCCTTAATAgtatttaaataagtttaattccTTCTAATAAAAGTACCATTTAAAATTCGTGACTTGaattacaaataatattattCCAACTCTTcgttatataatttttattaagtatttaCGATTTTTGGTCGACATGAACTAGATTTTCAACGATTGTGTTTcctatatcaataaaaatttctCAATTTGAAGTAAGTTAATATACTAGTGATATAAATGAtctaaatgaaacaaaaataatcTTGGTGTTTTATGTTTGTCCCTAGACCAATAGAAGCATGGCTGGCTCAAAGGATCATACAAGTGAGGGACCAACAGAAGTCAAGTTGAAATGGAAGTGGACACTTTAGCATTTATAGGCTCAATGAATTTAGGGAATTAGGATTTCGAGAAATAGATTATGATATTATATAATTAGTTTCTTTTTACAtgtaatgtaatgtaatgcaatttatactattttaaacCAACTTTTTGAATTTGTTGTTTGTAAAAtgtaattcaaatagtaatttaATTGTAATGTCAATAAAACCTTCTAAATTAGGTGGTGTAGTTGTAAAGTAAttaattgagaacaagattcaagtatttattgcataaaacagaaatcaaaagaTAGAATttatcatagggttcatctcctctaggtatttagaaaattagttcataattgcaAATAAAAACATTCAGAAGATAGTATAACCACAATAAACAAAGAAACttataataaacttcaaagaaatcaaaaagagatcttcaatcttgatagaAATCTG is part of the Gossypium hirsutum isolate 1008001.06 chromosome D11, Gossypium_hirsutum_v2.1, whole genome shotgun sequence genome and encodes:
- the LOC121223488 gene encoding TMV resistance protein N, which produces MSSLPSTSSSNSRKKYDVFLSFRGEDTRNNFTDHLYDALSRSGIVTFRDDPKLEAGKEIAAELFTAIQQSWCSVIVFSHTYAFSSWCLEELAEIVKQHNNDGHKVFPIFYDVDPSDLRKQKEKVEEAFARHEERYKEDREKIQRWRNALIQVAGIKGWHLNNRHESEFIREIIKKISVKLCHPVTHSDLVGMTERLEDLYLKINIGENDVRIIGICGMGGIGKTTLARLAYNQMSHHFESKSFVADIREVSDKCGLVSLQKQLLSEIFHDECFEFFNVHEGNDIISHMLSRKKVLVVLDDVDNIQHLKCLVGRHDWFGLGSRIIVTTRDEHLLQSCQVDDVYIPTTLNTTNALQLFNLKAFRSDTVPKDDFIKLSYHVVSYAGGLPLALEVLGSFLCGRDAAQWRSAIERLKRDSNKEILNKLRISFDGLEEREKNIFLDIACFFNGEKKDFVMKVLDGCEFFPDIGIDVLIKKSLIKVDDGNQYLWMHNLLQEMGRKIVREKSIGEPGKCCRLWEETDVHHILKKNTATEMIEGIFINNKRESSKELSLSVDAFSKMKKLRLLKVLCLSNCDDLKYLSNELRLLDWKGCPLRSLPSSFQPDNLVALLLPYSNIKQLWKGNRPLYKLKMMNLEGSQNLIKTPNFTTAPKLEALIMKGCTKLVDFHPSIGMLKSLKLLNLRDCKRLRSLPTKIGMESLETLILKGCSSLIRFPEIDGKMERLKTLDLSGCYRVENLSENLQQAKFLEELDLSETAITEPPSFIFHFKNLKVLSFNGRKGPSYKLRLSLPSLFKVIQGRRTNPMTRMLPSLSGLSSLRELNLRGCNLCEGDIPRDISGLSSLVHLDLSGNNFISIPVSFTRLSKLKLLALSDCLNLKSLPELLTSIKTVWIDGCASLEVVASPSKVSNLVDSAAVNAINCFKLAENIYALTLLKTHLKAFANSRKRFDITMPGSEIPEWFDIIMPGSGISEWFSQQKSDSSIDSIKILLPINLQKDSEWIGVACCCIFVNNDASTDDELLNCRASVNCREISRKRWNMGKRFSEPIMKDHLFLRYWSRDKLYPFSLEDKYGDCETNHLCDDELEVSFIGSSVKVKKCAFRIVYKKDLEEINELQCHSTQSSPKFEHIHQHSARNDGSIGSISYTKRKRNIYEEAEEEGPQPKWMQKIFNFIMGNSKKKHLLL